From Carettochelys insculpta isolate YL-2023 chromosome 22, ASM3395843v1, whole genome shotgun sequence, one genomic window encodes:
- the LOC142024902 gene encoding acetylcholinesterase-like: MLGPLPAPPGLLLLLSLLSPGLASDASTVVHTTTGPVRGTPLRAGSSTVMAFLGIPYAEPPLGRLRFKKPVLHKPWRRVWEATSYGNSCPQPVFSGYPGSAMWQPLPPLSEDCLFLNIWVPHPQPPAPVPLLIWIHGGGFFIGTASLELYDGRFLAATENVVVASMNYRLGALGFLSLPPAAPGNAGLWDQRLALRWLRDNVDVFGGDGAQVMLFGQSAGGASVAFHLLSPGSWSLFTRAGLQSGVANAPWAWLSPQEAQERARALGRQMGCAQGSASAVVHCLWGKDSEEFVRHGFAITRNKGLVDFPFLPTVDGDFLPEAPQQLLEAGHLHRKPVLAGITANEGSMFLMFGAPGFSLGNDSLISWEQLLEGVRFMVPGLPTPSVQAAVQRYSQEGKGHGPARHRWAMNQAASDYLFLCPLMELAGQLAKAGTPTYVYSFAHRSTASLWPRWMGAVHTAELPYLFGTLAAEHGPNHTAPKADVALSRRVMRYWAEFARSGSPTGTGTNKGHWPPYNSTEQNFLDIGRNKSRVRAPLPTQHCSFWARLEKIFGAKGRQIHLAGQVSGDQNQEVPHAEITPAG, from the exons atgcTGGGACCCCTCCCTGCACCGCCTGGCCTGCTATTGCTCCTCTCTCTGCTCAGCCCTGGCTTGGCCTCCGACGCCAGCACCGTGGTGCACACCACCACCGGCCCTGTCCGTGGCACACCCCTCCGAGCTGGCTCCAGCACAGTCATGGCCTTCTTGGGCATCCCTTACGCTGAGCCCCCCCTGGGGCGCTTGCGCTTCAAGAAGCCAGTTCTCCACAAGCCTTGGAGGCGTGTCTGGGAGGCCACCAGCTATGGCAACTCCTGCCCACAGCCAGTGTTTTCTGGTTACCCCGGCAGTGCCATGTGGCAGCCTCTCCCCCCACTCTCAGAGGATTGCCTCTTCCTCAACATCtgggtgccccacccccagccccctgccccagtccccctccTTATCTGGATCCACGGTGGGGGATTCTTCATTGGCACAGCTTCCCTGGAGCTGTATGATGGGCGCTTCTTAGCTGCCACCGAGAACGTGGTCGTGGCCTCCATGAACTACCGGCTGGGGGCACTGggcttcctgtccctgcccccggcTGCCCCAGGAAACGCTGGCCTGTGGGACCAGCGCCTGGCCCTGCGCTGGCTGCGGGACAACGTGGATGTTTTTGGCGGGGACGGTGCACAGGTGATGCTTTTCGGCCAGAGCGCTGGGGGTGCCTCGGTTGccttccacctcctctccccagggagctggtccctcttcaccagggctgggctgcagagcggGGTCGCCAATGCACCCTGGGCGTGGCTGAGCCCCCAGGAGGCCCAGGAGAGAGCCCGGGCGCTGGGCCGACAGATGGGCTGCGCCCAGGGCAGCGCCAGCGCCGTGGTACACTGTCTGTGGGGGAAAGATTCAGAGGAGTTTGTCCGACATGGTTTCGCCATCACAAGGAACAAAGGGCTGGTTGACTTCCCCTTCTTGCCCACAGTGGATGGGGATTTCCTCCCGgaggctccacagcagctgctggaggccGGGCACCTCCACCGCAAACCCGTCCTGGCTGGCATCACCGCTAACGAAGGCTCCATGTTCCTGATGTTTGGTGCCCCGGGGTTTAGCCTGGGGAACGACAGCCTgatcagctgggagcagctgctggagggggtcAGGTTCATGGTGCCAGGGCTGCCCACACCCTCCGTCCAGGCAGCGGTGCAGAGGTACagccaggaggggaaggggcatggcccGGCCCGGCACCGCTGGGCCATGAACCAAGCGGCCAGTGACTACCTCTTCCTGTGCCCCCTGATGGAGCTGGCCGGGCAGCTGGCCAAGGCCGGGACCCCAACATACGTCTACTCCTTTGCCCACCGCTCTACCGCCTCACTGTGGCCTCGCTGGATGGGGGCGGTGCACACTGCTGAGTTGCCCTACCTCTTCGGGACCCTGGCGGCCGAGCACGGACCCAACCACACGGCTCCAAAGGCCGACGTGGCGCTGAGCCGCAGGGTGATGCGGTACTGGGCAGAGTTTGCCAGGAGTGG GAGccccacaggcacaggcacaaaCAAGGGGCACTGGCCACCCTACAACTCCACAGAGCAGAACTTCCTGGACATTGGCAGGAACAAGTCCCGCGTCCGAGCGCCTCTGCCCACCCAGCACTGCAGTTTCTGGGCACGTCTTGAGAAGATCTTTGGAGCCAAGG
- the LOC142024771 gene encoding uncharacterized protein LOC142024771 isoform X2: METEEEPVPLNAEEGENPRGSCTENRRVKVKMDNCLEEAESHGSLLGILAEKVSQSPEQGAACDSLCTSEDWKKISEETPQGKATSPSRAFRETENYKVHQRNTAGEEPYSCPECGQSFSVSSDLVEHQNIHMEEGLYKCSECGETSHQNSTLITHQRIHLGEKPRECPNCGKSFHQTSTLGTQEKTHLVEKPYKCLTCGKSFRMQSYLLTHERTHEVAKPFKCSDCRKSFCASSDLMKHQRTHTGERPYKCSDCRRSFSDCSAFRKHKKVHGVEKPYSCLDGGKSFGVISALSAPQTAQWGESPYQCAECGKSFRQHSCLMTHQRIHTGAKPYKCSECGKSFRLSSTLSTHRKIHTAEKPYECLKCGKRFRVSSYLLMHERIHTVDKPYHCPDCGKRFNAKSYLVRHQSIHTGERPFMCLKCGKNFNRRSTLLTHQRIHTGEKPYVCPDCGKRFSVNSDLIVHNRLHTGERPYKCLDCGKSFSNCSSLIKHRRIHTEEKPYMCPECGKSFSDSSSFTKHKTTHTGEKTYKCPECGKSFSHCSALLKHQRIHTGERPFKCLECEKRFADSSALRRHWRIHSEDRPYKCPDCGERFGVTSSLIRHQKTHTEERPFQCSECGKSFQSNSLLKMHQRIHTGEKPYKCLECGKNFRQSSHLIRHQKIHMG, encoded by the exons AtggagacagaggaggagccgGTCCCCCTGAATGCAGAGGAAGGGGAGAACCCAAGAGGTTCCTGCACAG AGAACAGGAGGGTGAAGGTAAAGATGGATAATTGTTTGGAGGAAGCAGAATCACATGGGAGTTTATTGGGAATATTGGCAGAGAAAGTTTCCCAGAGTCCTGAGCAAGGGGCAGCCTGTGACTCCCTATGCACGtcagaagattggaaaaaaatctctgaagaGACACCCCAGGGTAAAGCCACTTCTCCAAGCCGAGCTTTCAGGGAAACTGAAAATTACAAAGTGCATCAGAGAAATACAGCTGGAGAGGAACCCTATAGCTGCCCTGAATGTGGCCAGAGCTTCAGTGTGAGTTCAGACCTTGTTGAGCATCAGAACATCCACATGGAAGAAGGACTTTATAAATGCTCTGAGTGTGGGGAAACCTCCCATCAGAATTCAACTCTTATTACTCACCAGAGAATCCACCTGGGAGAGAAGCCCCGTGAATGCCccaactgtgggaaaagcttccatCAGACTTCAACCCTTGGGACACAGGAGAAAACCCACCTGGTGGAGAAGCCCTATAAATGCCTCACATGTGGGAAAAGCTTCCGCATGCAGTCTTACCTCCTCACTCATGAGAGGACCCACGAAGTCGCTAAACCCTTTAAATGTTCTGACTGCAGGAAAAGCTTCTGTGCCAGCTCGGACCTTATGAAACACCAGCGAACCCACACGGGAGAGAGACCCTACAAATGCTCTGACTGCAGGAGAAGCTTCAGCGACTGCTCAGCCTTCAGAAAACATAAGAAAGTCCACGGGGTAGAGAAACCCTATAGCTGTCTTGATGGGGGGAAAAGCTTTGGTGTGATTTCAGCCCTTAGCGCTCCTCAGACAGCACAGTGGGGAGAGAGCCCATACCAGTGTGCTGAGTGTGGAAAAAGCTTTCGCCAGCACTCATGCCTCATGACACATCAACGAATCCACACTGGTGCTAAACCTTATAAATGCTccgagtgtgggaaaagttttcgTCTGAGCTCTACCCTTAGTACCCATCGGAAAATCCATACAGCAGAGAAACCCTATGAGTGCCTCAAGTGCGGGAAAAGATTCCGAGTCAGCTCCTACCTTCTCATGCATGAGAGGATACACACGGTCGATAAACCTTAccactgccctgactgtgggaaaagattCAATGCAAAGTCATACCTTGTCAGACATCAAAgtatccacacaggagagagaccctttaTGTGTCTCAAGTGCGGGAAAAACTTCAATCGGAGGTCAACTCTTCTCACCcaccagagaatccacacaggagagaagccctatGTGTGTCCAGACTGTGGGAAAAGATTCAGTGTGAACTCCGACCTCATTGTACATAACAGGCTCCACACGGGAGAAAGACCCTACAAATGTcttgactgtgggaaaagcttcagtaaCTGCTCAAGCCTAATTAAGCACAGGAGAATCCACACGGAAGAGAAACCTTATATGTGCCCTGAATGTGGGAAGAGCTTCAGTGACAGTTCGAGCTTTACTAAGCATAAGACGACCCACACAGGGGAGAAAACCTATAAATGCCCCGaatgcgggaaaagcttcagccaCTGCTCAGCCCTGTTGAAACATCAGCGAATCCATACGGGAGAGAGACCCTTTAAATGCCTTGAATGCGAGAAGAGATTTGCGGACAGCTCAGCCCTGCGGAGACACTGGCGAATCCACTCAGAAGACAGGCCCTATAAATGCCCCGACTGTGGGGAACGATTCGGTGTGACCTCCAGCCTCATTAGACACCAGAAAACCCACACAGAGGAGCGACCTTTTCAATGTAGTGAGTGTGGCAAAAGTTTCCAGTCAAACTCGCTTCTTAAAATGCACCAGCGGATCCATACAGGGGAAAAGCCCTATAAATGCCTTGAGTGCGGAAAGAACTTCCGTCAGAGCTCCCACCTGATCAGGCACCAGAAAATTCACATGGGATAG
- the LOC142024771 gene encoding uncharacterized protein LOC142024771 isoform X1 produces the protein METEEEPVPLNAEEGENPRGSCTGFLSFSAQGVTQNSPLTFIPTENRRVKVKMDNCLEEAESHGSLLGILAEKVSQSPEQGAACDSLCTSEDWKKISEETPQGKATSPSRAFRETENYKVHQRNTAGEEPYSCPECGQSFSVSSDLVEHQNIHMEEGLYKCSECGETSHQNSTLITHQRIHLGEKPRECPNCGKSFHQTSTLGTQEKTHLVEKPYKCLTCGKSFRMQSYLLTHERTHEVAKPFKCSDCRKSFCASSDLMKHQRTHTGERPYKCSDCRRSFSDCSAFRKHKKVHGVEKPYSCLDGGKSFGVISALSAPQTAQWGESPYQCAECGKSFRQHSCLMTHQRIHTGAKPYKCSECGKSFRLSSTLSTHRKIHTAEKPYECLKCGKRFRVSSYLLMHERIHTVDKPYHCPDCGKRFNAKSYLVRHQSIHTGERPFMCLKCGKNFNRRSTLLTHQRIHTGEKPYVCPDCGKRFSVNSDLIVHNRLHTGERPYKCLDCGKSFSNCSSLIKHRRIHTEEKPYMCPECGKSFSDSSSFTKHKTTHTGEKTYKCPECGKSFSHCSALLKHQRIHTGERPFKCLECEKRFADSSALRRHWRIHSEDRPYKCPDCGERFGVTSSLIRHQKTHTEERPFQCSECGKSFQSNSLLKMHQRIHTGEKPYKCLECGKNFRQSSHLIRHQKIHMG, from the exons AtggagacagaggaggagccgGTCCCCCTGAATGCAGAGGAAGGGGAGAACCCAAGAGGTTCCTGCACAG GCTTTCTTTCCTTCTCAGCACAAGGAGTGACTCAGAATTCCCCTCTGACCTTTATTCCAACAGAGAACAGGAGGGTGAAGGTAAAGATGGATAATTGTTTGGAGGAAGCAGAATCACATGGGAGTTTATTGGGAATATTGGCAGAGAAAGTTTCCCAGAGTCCTGAGCAAGGGGCAGCCTGTGACTCCCTATGCACGtcagaagattggaaaaaaatctctgaagaGACACCCCAGGGTAAAGCCACTTCTCCAAGCCGAGCTTTCAGGGAAACTGAAAATTACAAAGTGCATCAGAGAAATACAGCTGGAGAGGAACCCTATAGCTGCCCTGAATGTGGCCAGAGCTTCAGTGTGAGTTCAGACCTTGTTGAGCATCAGAACATCCACATGGAAGAAGGACTTTATAAATGCTCTGAGTGTGGGGAAACCTCCCATCAGAATTCAACTCTTATTACTCACCAGAGAATCCACCTGGGAGAGAAGCCCCGTGAATGCCccaactgtgggaaaagcttccatCAGACTTCAACCCTTGGGACACAGGAGAAAACCCACCTGGTGGAGAAGCCCTATAAATGCCTCACATGTGGGAAAAGCTTCCGCATGCAGTCTTACCTCCTCACTCATGAGAGGACCCACGAAGTCGCTAAACCCTTTAAATGTTCTGACTGCAGGAAAAGCTTCTGTGCCAGCTCGGACCTTATGAAACACCAGCGAACCCACACGGGAGAGAGACCCTACAAATGCTCTGACTGCAGGAGAAGCTTCAGCGACTGCTCAGCCTTCAGAAAACATAAGAAAGTCCACGGGGTAGAGAAACCCTATAGCTGTCTTGATGGGGGGAAAAGCTTTGGTGTGATTTCAGCCCTTAGCGCTCCTCAGACAGCACAGTGGGGAGAGAGCCCATACCAGTGTGCTGAGTGTGGAAAAAGCTTTCGCCAGCACTCATGCCTCATGACACATCAACGAATCCACACTGGTGCTAAACCTTATAAATGCTccgagtgtgggaaaagttttcgTCTGAGCTCTACCCTTAGTACCCATCGGAAAATCCATACAGCAGAGAAACCCTATGAGTGCCTCAAGTGCGGGAAAAGATTCCGAGTCAGCTCCTACCTTCTCATGCATGAGAGGATACACACGGTCGATAAACCTTAccactgccctgactgtgggaaaagattCAATGCAAAGTCATACCTTGTCAGACATCAAAgtatccacacaggagagagaccctttaTGTGTCTCAAGTGCGGGAAAAACTTCAATCGGAGGTCAACTCTTCTCACCcaccagagaatccacacaggagagaagccctatGTGTGTCCAGACTGTGGGAAAAGATTCAGTGTGAACTCCGACCTCATTGTACATAACAGGCTCCACACGGGAGAAAGACCCTACAAATGTcttgactgtgggaaaagcttcagtaaCTGCTCAAGCCTAATTAAGCACAGGAGAATCCACACGGAAGAGAAACCTTATATGTGCCCTGAATGTGGGAAGAGCTTCAGTGACAGTTCGAGCTTTACTAAGCATAAGACGACCCACACAGGGGAGAAAACCTATAAATGCCCCGaatgcgggaaaagcttcagccaCTGCTCAGCCCTGTTGAAACATCAGCGAATCCATACGGGAGAGAGACCCTTTAAATGCCTTGAATGCGAGAAGAGATTTGCGGACAGCTCAGCCCTGCGGAGACACTGGCGAATCCACTCAGAAGACAGGCCCTATAAATGCCCCGACTGTGGGGAACGATTCGGTGTGACCTCCAGCCTCATTAGACACCAGAAAACCCACACAGAGGAGCGACCTTTTCAATGTAGTGAGTGTGGCAAAAGTTTCCAGTCAAACTCGCTTCTTAAAATGCACCAGCGGATCCATACAGGGGAAAAGCCCTATAAATGCCTTGAGTGCGGAAAGAACTTCCGTCAGAGCTCCCACCTGATCAGGCACCAGAAAATTCACATGGGATAG